The region ATTTAATTGAGAATTTAGGGCAATTCTTTTTAAAAATAATTTAAATTTTTATTTTTAGAAAGTAAAATTCTTTAATTAAAAGCACTATAAATTTAGAAAAAAATGGGATATGGAATTTAAAAACAATAAATTGTTAAGGCAATTTGAGTGTAAATGTGGGGACAATCATATTATTATTGAATATTCAATTCAAGAACGTAAATTATTTTTAACCAAATTAAACCCTAATGGTTGCCAAGACGAAGCAGTAATTAGTAATTTTATTAAAAGTATTTTAGATTTGGCCGAAGAAAAGCGTTTACGTATTGTACCGGTTAATTCAAACATAGTAACTTTTTTTAAAAAGAATCCAAGTTACCGCGAATTATTAGCAGCAGGTATTAAAATTTAAAAAGGTGAAATAAAAAACAAGTCCCAAAGTTTACTTTGGGACTTGTTTTTTAATGTATTTCTGCACTTAAACCAGCGTTTAATAACGCGGTGCACATTGGTTCTAAATCTTTAAAAGGGCCTGTTTTAACATCGCATTTTCCGTTGTGATGCACTATTAATGCACATTGTTCTGCTTGTAAAGGTTCGTGATCGCAAATTTCTACAAGTGTGTCAATTACGTGGTCAAAAGTGTTTACATCATCGTTAAAAAGAACAATTACATTTTCAGAGATTAATAATTCTTCTATTTTAACTTCTTCTAAAACCTGTTCTTTAGTACTCATTTTTTATTTTTTTATAAATTTTAACGAAGCCCAATTGTTTTTAGTTAGTTGACCTTGCAAATGCATACCGTGTTGGTTTGCAGCAGCTTCAATTGCTGGAATGTCTTCTACATAAAAACCACTAAATAAAATGATACCGTTTGCTTTTAATGTGCCTGCGTAAGCTTGCATATCGTTTAACAAAATGTTTCTGTTAATATTAGCAATAACTAAATCATAAGCAGCCGTTTTATTGCTTAAAAGCGCTGCATCGCCTTCATAAACCGTAATGTTTTTAATGTTGTTTCGTTCTGCATTTTCAATTGAGTTTAAATAGCACCAGTTGTCAATATCAATTGCATCGGCGTGTTTTGCACCTTTCATTAAAGCTAAAATTGCTAAAATAGCTGTTCCGCAACCCATATCTAAAACATTCATGTTGGTTACATCAAGGTTTAAAATATGTTTTAGCATCATAAAAGTAGTTTCGTGATGTCCGGTTCCAAAACTCATTTTAGGTTCAATAACAATTTCGTAAGGCACTTTTTTAGTTTCGTGAAACGGTGCGCGTACGTAACATAAATCATCTACATTTATAGGTTCAAAGTTTTTTTCCCATTCTTCGTTCCAATTTACCTGTTCAATTTCTTCTGTAACGTAGCTTACTTCAAATTCAGGATTATTTAAAATGTATATATCGTTAAGTAAATCGGCAGTATTGTTATTTGTTTGAATGTAAGCCGATAAGCCTTCTTCAGTTTCAACAAAACTATCAAATGCTAATTCACCAAGTTCAGCTAATAAAATTTCGGCACCTGGTTCTTTTGGCGAAATGGTAAAATGATAGGCTGTATAATTATTCAACATAAAATTAATTTTCTACAAAGGTATAATTAAAAAAGTTCGAAGTGAAATAATCGCTTCGAACTCTTTAAAATTTTTATTAGAAATTTACTTGTGCTTGTAATCTTAATAAGTTTCCTTTTTGATGGTTGTCACGTAATTTAAAATCTTCGTATTTACGATCAGATATTGTGTACATAGCAACTACTTCTAAATGTTTGTTTATTTGCCATTCAACACCTAACTCAACATCGTTAACTTTATAGCTTCTTGCGTCGGTTTCGTGTTTTTTACCACCGTTATAGTATTGGTAGCGAGCAAATGGAAATATGTATTGATCGTTATGTTGAATTCTGTACGACATCATAGCGTAACCACCTTCTAAACTTTTAGTTTCAATGGTGTTGGTTTCTTTATTGAATTCAGGACCTTTACCAATGTTGTATTCTGCTTGAAAACCAAATGGTTTAGGATAAACAATTACCGATGCAGCTGCACGTTGATCTGTGTAATTTCCATCGTGTGTTGTTGTAACGCCACTGTTTACACTTGATGAAGGCATAGCCCAACGACCTGAATATGCTTGGATTCCTGGTTCTATTAATTGATCGCCAATTTCAAAAGGATATGAAACACGAGCTACAACGTGTAAATTATTGTTTAATTCAGGTTTATTAGCAGTTTGTCCATTAAAAGCACCAAATGCAAAAACACCATAATCACCTGATCCTTTGTAGTTGTTTTTAACAACACTTGAATATACTTTGCGAATACGTTCTGGTGCCCACATAAAGAATGCACCTAAATCACGTTCATTTGCAAATGCACTGTTGATACCATCGTTACGATCTAAAGGTAAACGGTTTGAACTTGATTGTAAGTTTTCAAAACCATAAGGTATTTTACTTTGACCAACACGTAATCTATATTCGTTTTTGCTATCAAAACCTATATCAAAGTAAGCATCTCTTATTTGACCAAAATGTAAGCTTGTGCTACTTGCCGAAGTTGCGAAATCGGGCTGAAGGTAAAAATATACGTTTTTATAAACTTGTCCTGAAAAAACAACACGTGCACGGCGTAAGAAAAAGCCGCCATTATCTCCCCAAGATTTATCACATTGCTCACAACCTAAATCAGGATTAGTTTCTAATAATCTGTTGTAACGCACCTGCACATATCCGCGAACGCTTATTGAGTTAAACCATTCTTTGTTTTTCTTAGGTTGTTCTTGAACAACTTCGGTACTTTTGGTTTCTTGTGCATTAATTTGGTTGCATGTAATTACAGCTAGTAATAAAGCTTTAAAAATTTTCATTGTTAAATGTTGTTAATTTTATGAGGCAAATTTATTAACATTGTTGTGTTTGTGTGTTAAGCTAATGTTACTAAGTGGTTTTGTTAACATTAAATTTATATTTAAGAAACACAGATTTTTTTATTAATTAACAAGAAATAGTTGGAAGTTTTGCTAAAAATATAATAAAGCACCCGTTTATAGGTGCTTTATTGCGTTTTTTATTCTGGGTTGTTTATTAAATCGCCAACTTCGTCTAAGTCGTCAAAGTTTTTATCGGCTAGGGCGTAACGTGCTTTTTCTTCATCTTCTTCTAAAACAAAAATATGCACTGCTTTATCTGCCGACCCAAAACCTGCTGTTATTGCCGATTCAATATCGTTGCGTTCAACATAACCAATATTATTTTCTTCTAAAGTGTTTTTAACTGCCATTGCCATAATAGCGCTTCCTGCAAAAATTTCAATATGATCCATAGTTTTTTATTGAAAGTTAGTAAAATCAATTTAATAAAAAAAATAAAAGTGCCTTAAAAAAGACACTTTTAAATGGTTTTAGTCTTGATTTCTAAAAACTAAATGATCTTCAAAACTATCTAAAAGTATAATGCTATCGGTTTTAATTTTTCCCGAAAGAATTTCTTTTGATAATTGATTTAATACTTCGCGTTGTATAACTCTTTTTACAGGACGTGCACCAAAATGTGCATCAAAACCTTTATTGGCTAAATATTTTACAGCTTCGGGTGTTGCGTCCATAGTTATATGTTGTTGCGCTAACATTTTAAACACTCCTTTTAATTGTATGGTAACTATTTGTTCAATATTACTTAGTGAAAGTGGTGTGAACATAATAATTTCATCGATTCGATTTAAAAATTCTGGGCGAACCATGACTTTTAATTGATTTAATACTTCGGTTTTAGCATTTTCGGCAGCAATTTCACTTGGGTTGTTTTCAAATTGTTCTTGAATAATGTAGCTCCCCATATTAGATGTCATTATAATAATGGTATTTTTAAAATCAGCTAACCTACCTTTATTATCTGTTAATCTACCTTCGTCTAAAACCTGTAATAATATGTTAAAAGTATCAGGATGCGCTTTTTCAATTTCATCTAATAAAATTACCGAATATGGACGTCTGCGAACAGCCTCGGTTAGTTGTCCACCTTCGTCATAACCTATATAACCTGGAGGCGCACCTACCAAACGACTTACGCTGTGACGCTCTGAATATTCGCTCATATCAATTCGTGTCATGGCGTTTTCATCATCAAATAGATATTCGGCTAATGCTTTAGCTAATTCGGTTTTTCCAACACCTGTTGTTCCTAAAAATAAGAACGAACCAATTGGTTTTTTTGGATCTTGTAAACCCGAACGGCTGCGACGAACAGCGTCTGATATTGCTTCGATAGCTTCTTCTTGGCCAACAACACGTTTGTGTAATTCGTTTTCTAAATTCAATAGTTTTTCGCGATCGGTTTGAAGCATTTTTGTAACAGGTACGCCTGTCCATTTAGCAACTACCTCTGCAATATCTTCATAAGTAACTTCTTCTTTAATTAAAGAGTGTTCTTTTTGATTTTCATCTAATAGTTTTTGAAATGCAGCTAATTTGTTTTCGGCTTCTTGAATTTTTCCATAACGTATTTCTGCAACTTTTCCGTAATCACCGTTACGTTCGGCACGTTCGGCTTCAAGTTTAAATTCTTCAATTTCTAGTTTCGCATTTTGAATGTTATCAACAACATCTTTTTCCGATTTCCATTTACTAAAAATTTGGTTGCGTTCTTCTTTTAAATTAGCTAAATCAATACCTAAGGCTTTTAATTTGGTTTCGTCGTTTTCGCGTTTAATGGCTTCAATTTCAATTTCAAGCTGCATTATTTTTCTGTCTAAAACATCAAGTTCTTCAGGTTTTGAATTGATTTCCATTCTAATTTTAGAAGCGGCTTCATCCATTAAATCAATCGCTTTATCTGGTAAAAATCTGTTAGAAATATAGCGTTGCGAAAGTTCTACAGCACCAATAATTGCTTCGTCTTTAATACGTACTTTATGGTGGGTTTCGTATTTTTCTTTAATTCCACGAAGAATTGAAATGGCGCTTTCGGTATCGGGTTCTTCAATAATAACTTTTTGAAAGCGACGCTCTAAAGCCTTATCTTTTTCAAAATATTTTTGATATTCGTCTAAAGTTGTAGCTCCGATTGCTCTTAATTCTCCACGAGCCAAAGCAGGTTTTAAAATATTAGCAGCATCCATAGCACCTTCACCACCACCAGCACCTACAAGTGTGTGAATTTCATCTATAAAAAGTATGATATTCCCTTCAGATGAAGTTACTTCTTTTACTACCGATTTTAAACGCTCTTCAAATTCACCTTTATATTTTGCTCCAGCAATTAAGGCACCCATATCTAAGGAAAACACAATTTTATCTTTAAGGTTTTCAGGAACATCACCCTGAACAATTCTATGAGCTAAGCCTTCGGCAATTGCAGTTTTACCAACTCCAGGTTCACCTATTAACATAGGGTTGTTTTTAGATCTGCGGGTTAAAATTTGCAATACCCTACGAATTTCTTCGTCACGACCAATTACAGGGTCTAATTTTCCATCGTTAGCTAACTGATTTAAATTTTTGGCATATTTGTTTAACGAATTGTAAGTTTCCTCGGCCGAAGCTGACGTAACTCTTTCACCTTTGCGCAATTCGTTAATTGCAGCTTCAATTTGTTTTTCAGTGGTTCCGCTTGATTTTAAAAACGATGCAACTTTACTGTTCGATTTAAATATTGCTAAAAATAAATGCTCGATAGATACGTATTCATCGTTCAATTTTTTTGCAATGGCTTGCGCATCATTTAAAGTACTTGCAGCCGAACGTGATAAGCTAATTTGTGCACCTGAAACTTTTGGAAAAGCATTTATAATTTGATCATTTTGCAATTTTAATTGTTCAATATTTACTCCTACTTTTTTTAAGATAAAAGGTGTAACGTTTTCATCAACCTCTAAAATTGCTTTTAAAAGGTGTTCGTTTTCAATTTGTTGTTGCCCAAAAGTTTGCACTAAAACCTGAGCTTGTTGCAATACTTCTTGCGATTTTATTGTAAAATTATTCAAGTTCATTTTGTAATTTGTTAAGTGTGTTGTTTTAAATTACTTTACAAACCATGTTCCAATTGTTTTTTAGTGACTATTTGTCTTGTTTTGAGTGTTTTAAGTAGGTTTTAAATGACAAAATGACTGTTTTTTGTTAATTTTATTAATGTATATTTGAAGTTAATATAAAAATAGAATTATGAAAAAAACACTTTTTACTCTTTTTGTTTGCTTGTGTAGCTTATTAAGTTTTTCACAAAATCAATTAAATATTCCTACTACACTTCCTACAGAATTTAGCAACAGTTTTACATTTCCATTAGGGTCAAAAATTCTTATTGAATTGAAAGAAAACCAAAATGGTAAATACGAATACAGAGTTTTAAGCATTGAAAAAATAGAAGAATTTTATTCAATGGAAGAAAAAAAAACATTGTTTGTTGAAAATCCTAGAGAAAATACCGTAGAACTATTTTTTATTGGGGCTTTTTACAATGATGGTAGTGAAGATAAAGATTGGAATACATTATTGAATTTAAGAAATAATTTAAAAAAGCCAATTACTTATAAAGCAGACATTAAATATTATTTTTCAGATGAATTTGAAAATACAAGTATCGTTGGTGCTTTTCCAGGTACAAACACGAATGAATTGTGGAGACATAAAATAGATTATATAACGTTATATGATTTTGAAATAAAAACGTTTAATTTGAATTCTAAATCTGAATAAAATAGTTATGAAAAAAATTTATTATGTATTAATGTTTGTTTCTTCAATAGCCATTTCGCAGAATCAAACCGAAGCCGATTTAATAGTAGAACAAGGTATTGAGTTATATAATAATGGATCTTACGATGAAGCCATTTTAAAATATAATGAAGCTTTGCAGGTAGATAAAAATAACGCATATGCACTTGCCGAAAAAGCAATGACTTTATTACCATTAAAAAAATACGACGAAGCTATTGAAATTTGCGAGCAAGTTTTAAAATTATACCCGCAAAATAATAATGCTACAGTTTATGTAACTTATGGAAATGCTTTAGATTTAAAAGGCGATTCTAAATTTGCTTTAAAAATTTACGATAAGGGAATAAAAAAATATCCAGAATATTACAGTTTATACTATAATCAAGGAATTACCTATTTTAATGTTAAGCAACCTGATAAGGCAAAAGAAGCGTTTCAATTGGCAACAAAATTAAACCCAAATCATGCTAGTTCGTTTAATGCATTAGGTATTTTAGATTCAAATAATAGAATTCCTGCAATTTTAGCATTAAGTAGGTATTTAATTATTGATAATAGAACATCAAGAGCTACAAAAAATTTTGAATTACTTTCTAAATTAATGGTGCAAGGTGTTACACAAAATAGTACAAATTCAATTTCTATTTCAATTGACGAAAATAGTTTGAATAATAAGAAAGGTGTTGAAAACAATTTTTCATCATTAGATTTAATGCTTTCAATGTCTGGTGCTTTAAACTTAAGCGATGAAAACAAAAATAAAAACGAAATTGAAAAATTTACAGATAGTTTTAAAATTCTTTGTCAAGGATTAAAACAAATGAAAAAAGATAATAAAGGTTATTATTGGGAGTTTTTAGCTCCGTATTTTATCGAAATGTATGAAAAAAATTTAATTGAGCCTTTTGTTAATAGTATGTATCTTTCGGTAAATAATAATCACGCTTTAAAATATAAAGAAGAAAACTTAGGAACATTAGAACAATTTTATTTTTGGTCTAAAAATTACAATTGGCAATAGAATTACTTTAAAAAAAATAAATATGAATTGGAACGAATTAACACATATTGATCAAATTGATAAGATAATTAATGAATCTTGGAAAAAACCAGTTTTAATTTTTAAACACAGTACGCGCTGTATCATTAGTAAAATGGCATTAAAGAATTTTGAAAGTGATTTTTCATTGCAAGATGTGATGGATGTTTATTATTTGGATTTAATTGCTTACAGAAACATCTCTAATGAGATTGCTGAAGTATTTACAGTGGAGCATCAATCGCCACAAATTTTGTTGATTAAAGATGGTGTTGCAGTTTATGCAGCATCGCACGAAAGTATTGATGCGAATGTTTTACTTCATCGTTTATAAAACAAAAAAATCCGACTAACTCGTCGGATTTTCTGTATTTTGATTGCTTTGATAATAATTTTGATGTGATGCAAATTCGTTTGCTGTTTCAACCTTTTTGTAGGCTTCCACAATTTTCTTAACCAAACGGTGGCGCACAATGTCTTTATCGTCTAAAAACACAAAACCAATACCTTCAACACCTTCTAAAATACGCAAGGCTTCACGTAGCCCCGATGTTACTTTTCTTGGTAAATCAACCTGTCCAGGATCACCCGTGATGATAAATTTGGCATTTTTTCCCATACGTGTTAAAAACATTTTCATTTGGCTGTGGGTGGTATTTTGGGCTTCGTCTAAAATTACAAAAGCGTTATCTAACGTACGGCCACGCATAAAAGCTAAAGGAGCAATTTGTATGATACCTTTCAGCAAATAATCTTCTAAAGTGGTAGGGGGCAACATATCGCGCAAGGCATCGTATAAAGGTTGCATGTACGGGTCTAGCTTTTCCTTCATATCACCCGGTAAAAAACCTAAATTTTCACCAGCTTCAACAGCAGGTCGCGTTAAAATAATGCGTTTTACTTGTTTTTCTTTTAACGCTTTTACTGCCAAAGCAACGCCTGTATAGGTTTTACCAGTTCCGGCAGGGCCAATAGCAAAAACCATATCGTTTTTAAAAACTAAATCTACTAATTTTTGTTGGTTAGGTGTGGTTGCTTTTATTAATTTTCCGCCTAAACCATGCACCAAAATTTCGTCTGATTTATCCATTCTTTGTGGCAAATCATCCATAATTAAGCGTTCAATTATGTTTTCGTTTAATTGGTTGTATTTATCGTAATACTTTAAAATACGTTCAAAACGCGATTCAAACTGATCTAAAATTTCAGCTTCGCCAAAAATTTTCACAACGGTTCCTCTAGCAACAATTTTTAGTTTGGGATATAATTTTTTAATGGTCTCTAAATGTATATCTTGCGGGCCCCAAAAATCTTTAGGCGTTATGTGGTCTAATTCTATTATTCTTTCGTTCAAAAGCTATTAAGTTTAATTAAATTGGTTAGTTTTGTATACTCAAATCTAACAAAAAAAAATAAAAAACACTAACAAAAAACAAGGAATGTCAATTATAACATTAACAACAGATTACGGTATAAAAGATCATTTTGTTGGGGCTGTTAAGGGTAAAATTTTAACTAAAATACCCAAGGTTCAAATTATTGATATTTCGCACAGCATTGATTTTTACAACATAGCCAATGCCAGTTATGTTTTGTATGGTGCCTATAAAAATTTTCCAGAAGGCACAATTCACATGGTACTTGTAGAGGCGGAAATGAATGACCAAAAATCGTTTTTACTTACTAAATTAAACGGGCATTATTTTTTAACGGCGAATAATGGAACCATTTCTTTATTGGCTGATGCAAATGATGTATTAGAAATTTATGATTTACATATACCTGATTTTTGTGCCAATACGGTTGATTTGTATAATTTTATTGCTGAAAGTATTTTAAAAAATACAAATTTAGATACTTTAGGTTCTAAAATTAGTTATAACGATTGTGAATTGTTGGTAGAATTACGCCCAAATGTTGCCGATGACGAAAATTCGATAAAAGCAGCTGTAATTTATATTGATCACTACGGAAATGCTGTTACCAACTTAACAAAACAATTGTTTGAAAAGGTTAGAAAGAATCGCAAATTTATTATTACTGCTAAAAGATATCGCATTAATAGAATTAATGAATTTTATGCCGATTTTAATACCGAAAGCAAATCGTTACGTGAATATGAAGGTGATATGTTGTTTATTTTTAACGATTTAGATTTTTTACAAATGGCTATTTACAAATCTGACGACGAAAATATTGGTAATCCTAAAAGTTTATTGGGTGTTTTGTACCGCGATACTGTAATTATTGAATTTATAGATTAATAAAATATGTTTGTACGTATAGTTAAAATGAGTTTTCATGAAGAGAAAATTCCTGAATTTTTTGAACATTTTCACACAGTGAAGCATTTAATTCGCAATTTTCCTGGGAACAATTTTTTAGAAGTATATCAAGATAAAAATAACCCAAGTATTATTTTTACCTATTCGGTTTGGAACCATGAATCTGATTTGGAAAATTATCGCAATTCAGAACTTTTTAAGAGTGTTTGGAAATTTACAAAACAGTTCTTTAAAGATAAACCCGAAGCATGGAGTGTAGATAAATTAGTTAGTTTACCGTAATTTTTTGAAATATTCACAAATTTTACAACCTTTACATCCTTAAATTTTTGATTGTTATATAATGAAAGCAATATTATTAAGAGAAATTAAATCGTTTTTTGGTTCATTAACTGGATATTTAGTTATTGCCGTATTTTTAATTTTAAATGGAATTTTCCTATGGATTGTAGACGGGCAATACAATATTTTACAAAGCGGATATAATGATTTAACTCCGTTTTTTAAATTAGCACCTTTGGTTTTGCTACTGCTTATACCTGCAATTACTATGAAAAGTATTTCAGACGAACGCAAACAAGGAACCATTGAACTTTTAGTAACCAAACCTTTAAGTTTGCAACAAATAGTTGTAGGCAAATTTTTGGGCGCTTTTATATTAGTACTTATTGCCATTTTGCCAACAATTTTATATGTGGTTATTTTAAATCCTTATGGTTTGCCTGCAGGTAATATGGATTTAGGAAGTACAATAGGGGCGTACTTAGGATTACTATTTTTAATTGCTGCTTATTGCAGTATTGGAATTTTTTGTTCATCGTTATCAGAAAATCAAATAGTAGCATTTATCACAGCAGTGGTAATTTGCTTTGTTTTGTATGTTGGATTTGAACAATTGGCAGAATTAATACAATCTTTTGCAATTTTTATTGAAAAATTAGGAATGAGCTACCATTTTAAAAGTATAAGTAGAGGTGTAATTGATACCCGCGATATTATTTATTTTACAACAATTACCGTTTTCTTTTTAATGGCAACAGTGTTTAACCTTAAAAACATTCGTAAATAATGAAAATCAATAAAAAAATACAATCGTTTTTAGGTATTACAGCAGCTTTAATACTTTTAAATACAGTGGGCAGTTTTGTTTTTCATAGGTTTGATTTAACTGCTGATAAACGTTATACACTTTCAAAAACAACAAAAAATATTTTAGATAAAGTTACCGAACCTGTTTATGTTGATGTTTATTTAGAAGGAAATTTCCCTGCCGAATTACGTAAGCTTCAAACCGAAACGAAACAACTTTTAGAAGAATTTAATGCGTACAACAGCAATATAAATTTTGTTTTTGTAAATCCGTTAGCAAACGAAAAAGAAGCGTCGCACATTGCGCAAAAACTTTTTACTAGTGGCTTAAAACCAATAAATATTTCGGTAAACGATAAAGGTAAACAAACCCAAGAAATGGTTTTTCCGTGGGCCGTGGCTACAAAAGGTGAAAATCATGCCAATATTCAGTTAATAAAAGGTATGATGCAATCTTCAACCGAAGAAAAAATAGCTTCTTCAGTTCAACATTTAGAATATTCTATAACCGAAGCTATTCATAAAATCAATACAAAAAAATCTAAAAAAATTGCTGTTATTAAAGGAATTGGTGAGCCTAATGATATATATATTGCCGATTTTTTACGAACTTTAAAAGATACATATTACATAGCACCTTTTACTTTGGATAGTGTTGCAGTAAATCCACAAAAAACGTTAACTGATTTGCAAGCTTACGATCTAGCGATTATAACAAAACCAACTAAAGCATTTAATGAAAACCAAATTCAAGTTTTAGATCAATTTGTTATGAACGGTGGAAAATCTATTTGGATGTTAGATCAAGTACAAGCAGATATGGACAGTTTGTATAACCCTACAAGCGAAATGTTAGTATATCCTAAAGACCAAAGTTTAGGCGAAATGTTGTTTAAATATGGTGTACGTGTTAACCCAGATTTAGTAAAAGATGAGTACGGTTCGCCTATAAAATTAGCAACGGGGAAACAAGGTAGCGAAACGGTATATGAAACGTATAATTGGAAATTTGCTCCTTATGTGGTAAGTGGATCTAACCACCCAATTGTTAAAAACATAGAAGTGGTAAAATTCGATTTTGCCAATTCAATAGATACATTAAAAAATAATATTAAAAAAACGGTATTACTTGCATCGTCACCAATGTCGGTTAAAGTAGGGGCGCCTA is a window of Myroides sp. JBRI-B21084 DNA encoding:
- the gldF gene encoding gliding motility-associated ABC transporter permease subunit GldF, with amino-acid sequence MKAILLREIKSFFGSLTGYLVIAVFLILNGIFLWIVDGQYNILQSGYNDLTPFFKLAPLVLLLLIPAITMKSISDERKQGTIELLVTKPLSLQQIVVGKFLGAFILVLIAILPTILYVVILNPYGLPAGNMDLGSTIGAYLGLLFLIAAYCSIGIFCSSLSENQIVAFITAVVICFVLYVGFEQLAELIQSFAIFIEKLGMSYHFKSISRGVIDTRDIIYFTTITVFFLMATVFNLKNIRK
- the gldG gene encoding gliding motility-associated ABC transporter substrate-binding protein GldG, which encodes MKINKKIQSFLGITAALILLNTVGSFVFHRFDLTADKRYTLSKTTKNILDKVTEPVYVDVYLEGNFPAELRKLQTETKQLLEEFNAYNSNINFVFVNPLANEKEASHIAQKLFTSGLKPINISVNDKGKQTQEMVFPWAVATKGENHANIQLIKGMMQSSTEEKIASSVQHLEYSITEAIHKINTKKSKKIAVIKGIGEPNDIYIADFLRTLKDTYYIAPFTLDSVAVNPQKTLTDLQAYDLAIITKPTKAFNENQIQVLDQFVMNGGKSIWMLDQVQADMDSLYNPTSEMLVYPKDQSLGEMLFKYGVRVNPDLVKDEYGSPIKLATGKQGSETVYETYNWKFAPYVVSGSNHPIVKNIEVVKFDFANSIDTLKNNIKKTVLLASSPMSVKVGAPSIVSLANTINEKVDPKAVKMQSFPLAVLLEGKFTSVFKNRIVPFKSANYLNEGKPTKMIVISDGDIVKNQLDQQYQPMELGYDKWTNTLYGNKEFLINAVSYLLDDTGLINLRTKEVNLALLDKEKVYTDYNYIRSVIVTIPLLILAIFGFVFTYLRKKKYTK